The stretch of DNA GGAAGATAGCCCACATTTTTTCTGACATCCAGCGCGTGGTCCACCACATTGTATCCGCATACGCTTGCATCGCCATCCGTTTGTGGAATGAAGCAGGTAAGGATCTTCATCATCGTGGACTTTCCCGCACCGTTAGGTCCCAGAAACCCGACAACTTCGGATGCACCCACCTCAAAGCTTACATTGTCCAGAGCTTTCTGACGGCCGTAGGTTTTTGTGATATGTTTGACGGAAATCGACATGCACCAAAGGTACGATTTGGAGCCAACTTTCGCATGTGTGTCCATGGGGTTTATGATCAATGCTTCAAACTTCACGCGCCCCAACGCTAAACTTTAAACGTTAAACCTCAAACCATTTCGCCATTCTTCCGATATTGGCCGAACCTTAAACCTTGAACTTTAAACCTTCAACCATTGAAAGGTCTTGTACTCAAATCCACCGGTAGTCATTACCTCGTCAGAAACGAGAACGGTGAAGTATTTACCTGTAGGGTTAGGGGTAAAATGCGCCTGGAAGGTATGAAGACCACCAATCCGGTAGCGGTGGGTGATCATGTGACCATGGAGGAGCGTACAGGTGAATGGTGGATCGCAGCCGTTGATAAGCGTAAGAACTACATCATCCGAAAGGCCACCAAGCTAAGCAGTCAGCGTCATATTATCGCTGCCAATATCGACAGGGCATTTTTAATCGTAACCGCTGATCACCCCAGGACCTCTCATGGCTTTATCGACCGGTTCCTCGTAACAGCAGAAGCCTACCACATACCGGTGACACTGGTATTTAATAAAGCGGATCTTTTCGAAGGAACCTCGTCCGGTGATTTAAACGAAATGGTTACCCTTTATGAGTCCATAGGATACCCGGTGCTGGTTATTTCGGCGTTGCATGGAGATGTTGAGAAATTGCGGGCGGCGATGTTGGGAAAGGTAAATCTCCTGAGTGGCCATTCGGGTGTGGGAAAATCCACCCTCATTAAAAGCCTGGACCCAACCCTGGATCCGGTGACCCGCCAGATATCAACGGTGCACAACAAAGGCATGCATGCCACTACGTTTGCGGAAATGCACCCCATGAAGGGCGGTGGATATATGATTGACACGCCGGGCATCAAAGAATTAGGGGTGGTGGATATACCCAGAGAGGAGGTTTCACACTACTTTATTGAAATGCGGAAACTTCTTCCCGGTTGCAGGTTCAATAACTGTTTGCACGTAAATGAACCAGGTTGCGCCGTGATCAGGGCATTGGAAGAAGGAACACTTCATGCTACCAGATACCAGAGTTATTTGGGTATATTGGAAGGAGAGTGAAACCTGAGAACAATATATTATGCGTATTCTGATACAGCGGGTGAAAGAGGCTTCGGTCACGATTGAGGGCCGGATACATGCCGCCATAGGTACCGGTGTGCTTGTGTTTGTTGGTGTGGAAGCCGCGGATACCGAGGAGGATGTCCTATGGCTTACAGGAAAGGTCGCCCGGTTGCGTATCTTCCCGGATGAGGCCGGTGTAATGAATGTTTCATTGGTTGATGCGGGTGGGGAGGCATTGGTGGTTAGTCAGTTTACCTTGCATGCGAGCACAAAGAAAGGCAATCGTCCTTCCTATATCAAGGCGGCCCCGCCGGAGGTGTCCGTTCC from Flavobacteriales bacterium encodes:
- the dtd gene encoding D-tyrosyl-tRNA(Tyr) deacylase; this translates as MRILIQRVKEASVTIEGRIHAAIGTGVLVFVGVEAADTEEDVLWLTGKVARLRIFPDEAGVMNVSLVDAGGEALVVSQFTLHASTKKGNRPSYIKAAPPEVSVPLYESFVKHLSAELGRKVPTGVFGAHMKVALINDGPVTISIDSKNKE
- the rsgA gene encoding ribosome small subunit-dependent GTPase A; amino-acid sequence: MKGLVLKSTGSHYLVRNENGEVFTCRVRGKMRLEGMKTTNPVAVGDHVTMEERTGEWWIAAVDKRKNYIIRKATKLSSQRHIIAANIDRAFLIVTADHPRTSHGFIDRFLVTAEAYHIPVTLVFNKADLFEGTSSGDLNEMVTLYESIGYPVLVISALHGDVEKLRAAMLGKVNLLSGHSGVGKSTLIKSLDPTLDPVTRQISTVHNKGMHATTFAEMHPMKGGGYMIDTPGIKELGVVDIPREEVSHYFIEMRKLLPGCRFNNCLHVNEPGCAVIRALEEGTLHATRYQSYLGILEGE